The sequence TGATGAGTAACCGTGTCAAAAATTAAAAAGCATATCCAGGAATGGATATGCGTTAGCTCTTACAAAAAGAAAAAACATTATTATTATCGGGGAAGGCACTTGTCTAAAAGCAGGTGCCTTCCCTGTTTTATAGTTATTATTATTTGCCGGATTGTGAATTTCCTGCCCAAGCCATAGGCCACCTTCATGCAGATGGTTGGCATATCTGGATCTGACTTTGTTTGCTCAGTAAGAAAATAATTTGGGCGTTAAGAAATTATTACGTGTGCAAACATACAATGGACAATGGTGTTATTTTGTGTGTGGATGATAATTGGTTGATGCCCCAAACAGTAATCTGCTGGTATTTAACGGATTATTTAAAAACAATATATATATCCATTGGATAACTGGTATTGCGGCGCTGCAAATTTATATATGTTTAAATATTATTCATCAAGGGAATTGCAGACCATTATTGGGTTTCAGGCGATAGATTCCATCGCGTTTCAAAGTTTATTGCGACAATAAAATTTATAACCCTTAATTTTGCACGATTTTTTTGTCGGGTGAATGAGAAGAAAATCAGCCAGGTTTTAATTTTTTCAATGAAATACGCAAATGCCTAAAGACTCTTCTATCAAATCTGTTCTTATTATTGGTTCTGGTCCTATTATTATTGGTCAGGCATGTGAATTTGACTACTCCGGTTCTCAGGCAGCACGTTCTCTGCGTGAGGAAGGTATCAAAGTGATCCTGATAAATTCCAATCCGGCCACTATCATGACTGACCCTATGATGGCCGATAGGGTATACTTACTACCCCTGACGGTGGAGAGTATAGAACAGATACTGGAAGAGCAGCAGATAGACGCTGTGTTACCTACCATGGGTGGTCAGACCGCCCTGAACCTTTGTAAGGAGGTAGATGAACTGGGTATCTGGGAAAAATACAATGTTCGCCTGATTGGGGTGGATATCAAAGCTATCGACAAAGCAGAAGACCGTGAACAGTTCCGCCAGTGGATGATCCAGCTGGGTGTACCTGTAGCACCTGCAAAAACAGCTAACTCCTTCCTGGAAGGTAAAGAATTCGCACAGGAAATCGGTTTCCCGCTGGTAATCCGTCCTTCCTTCACCCTGGGTGGTACCGGTGGTGGTTTTGTGCACACCAAAGATGATCTGGACGAAGCTTTGCAGCGTGGTCTTCAGGCATCTCCGATCCATGAAGTACTGGTAGAGAAAGCCGTACTGGGTTGGAAGGAGTTCGAACTGGAACTGTTGCGTGATTCCAAAGACAACGTAGTGATCATCTGTACAGTGGAAAACCTGGATCCAATGGGTATCCATACAGGTGATTCCATCACTGTGGCACCTGCCATGACGCTGAGTGACACTGCTTATCAGCTGATGCGTAACAAGGCGATGGAGATGATGCGTGATCTTGGCAACTTTGCTGGTGGTTGTAACGTACAGTTCTCTCTGAATCCTGCTACTGAAGAGATCATCGCCATAGAAATCAATCCTCGTGTGAGCCGCTCTTCTGCACTGGCTTCCAAAGCAACTGGTTATCCAATTGCAAAGATTGCTGCTAAACTGGCAATCGGTTATACACTGGATGAACTGGAGAACCAGATCACCAGAACCACCTCAGCTTTCTTCGAACCAGCACTGGACTACGTAATCGTAAAGATGCCACGCTGGAACTTCGATAAATTTAAAGGTGCTGATCAGACACTGGGGCTGCAGATGAAGTCAGTAGGTGAGGTAATGGCAATTGGCCGTACTTTCCCTGAGGCTTTGCAGAAGGCTTGTCAGAGTCTGGAAAACGATGCACTGGGTCTGGGTTACTATGGTAAATCCCAGATGAAGAGCGAGCAGCTGCTGGAAAGAATGAAGACACCTACCTGGGACAGGATTTTCCGTATCAAGGATGCCCTGATGGAAGGTGTATCTGTAAAGCACCTGCACCAGCTTACTTATATTGACAAATGGTTCCTGCACCAGATCAATGATATCGTGACCCTGGAAAAACAACTGATGGAGCACGATCTGGATACAATACCTGTTGATATGCTGCGCGAAGCAAAACGTATGGGCTTCTCTGATGCACAGCTGGTACACCTGTTGGGTAACTGTGAAGAAGAAGAGGTATACGCAAAACGTAAGGAACTGGGCATCACCCGTACTTACAAAATGGTAGATACCTGCTCTGCGGAATTTGAAGCAAAAACTCCTTATTTCTACTCCACATTTGATTCTGTAAACGAAAGTCAGCCTTCTGAAAATAAGAAAGTAATCGTACTGGGTTCAGGTCCTAACCGTATCGGTCAGGGTATTGAATTCGACTACTGCTGTACGCATGGTCTGCAGGCGATACAGGAATGCGGTTACGATGCTATCATGGTAAACTGTAACCCTGAAACTGTATCTACTGATTTCGATATGGCGAACAAGCTGTACTTCGAACCAGTGTTCTGGGAACATCTGTGGGAGATTATCGAGCTGGAAAAACCTGAAGGGGTGATTGTACAGCTAGGTGGTCAGACTGCGCTGAAACTGGCTAAAAAACTGGAAGAAAAAGGAATCCGCATCATCGGTACATCCTTTGACAACATGGATATTGCCGAAGACCGTGGCCGTTTCTCCGACCTGCTGAAAGAACTGAACATTCCTTATCCTAAGTATGGCACTGCCTACAATACGGACGATGCGATTGAAGTAGCGAAAGAAGTTGGTTATCCGGTACTGGTTCGTCCTTCATATGTATTGGGCGGTCAGCGTATGCGTATCGTAATTAACGAAGAAGAACTGGAAAGCTCTGTACTGAGCCTGCTGAAACACTTACCAGGTAACAAGATCCTGATTGACCACTTCCTGGATCGTTGTCAGGAGGCGGAGATCGACGGTATCTTTGATGGCGAAAACTTCCATGTAATGGGCGTAATGGAGCACATCGAGCCTGCAGGTATTCACAGTGGCGACAGTAATGCGGTACTGCCAGCGTTCAACCTTTCTCCAATGGAAGTAACAACAATGGAGTACTACGCTGAGAAGATTGCAAGGGCACTTGATATCCGTGGATTGATCAACATTCAGTTTGCCATCAAGAATGGTCAGGTGTTTGTGATCGAAGCTAACCCACGTGCATCGCGTACTACACCATTCATCGCAAAAGCTTACCAGGTGCCATACCTGAACATAGCTACCAAAGTGATGCTGGGTAAGAATAAACTGACCGATTTCACCATCGAGAAGAAACTGGACGGTTTTGCAATTAAGGAGCCTGTGTTCTCTTTCAATAAGTTCCCAGGTGTGAACAAGGAATTAGGCCCTGAAATGAAATCAACAGGTGAAGCGATCCGCTTTATTAAAGACCTGCGTGATCCATATTTCAGAACCTTGTACAAGGAGAAGAGCATGTATCTGAGCAAATAACTTGTTACAGCATATTTTTGAAAAGGGGTGTATCTCAATAAGATGCATCCCTTTTTTTATGCTATTACTGCATGTTTAATGCATTGAATAAAGTGAAGTATTAATGCAGTGGGAGTATAAAAAAATCAGAGCCTGATGAAGATCAGGCTCTTTCTTTTCCCTCAAAATAACCATTAAAGACACGACTATTTACTTACATAAATAGCGTGACCGGTAATGCAGTTTACTATAAATATTAAATATTAAAAAGATGTTAACTAATCAATAACAGATGAAAATAGTGATAATTCTTATTTATATGATTAGTAATTATATAATAAATATTTATTAATTTATATGTGTAAAACATCTTTTAAAGGCATGAATATTTTCATCTTATTAACTTATCATGATGACTTTCCGGGTATCAAATTTTTACTCCTGAGATTGGTGAAGTAAATTGCCGTATTCCATTTTGTTAACCAATATAAGGTCATGTTTGTTTACATTCTGAAAACCGCTCCTTTTTTGCGGATTGTGATTCCATTTATGTTGGGAATCATCTGGCCATTACCATTGTTGTTTGTTATTCCGGGTGTGTTATTTCTTTTAATGCTTCATGTAGGAATTGGTTATCTGCCGCTATGGGTAAGGTTTAAACTGGATGTGTACAGGGGAATAATTCTACAATTATTACTTGTATGCATGGGATGTATGCTGGTAGATGCAAAAGAAAAATGTAAACATCATCTAATCAAAGCGGCACCTGATGAGGTGTTGGTGGGTACGATAGCAGCCCCGATACAAAGTAGTCAATATGGATATAGAACAGTAGTTGAACTACAAACGAAAGAACAGTTACTGATTTATTTTCCTCCGGATAGCGCTGTCATGGCTATTCAGGAAGGAGACCGGTTATTGTTCAACGGCGCCGTACAACTCATTTCTTTCAATGGTAATCCTGGTTCATTCAATTATCGTGAATACTGTGCAACACGATATATTTATCAGCAGGTACACCTGCAAACAGGCCACTGGCGGCATATTTCGCTACCTAAAAGTATCTTGCTGCGTTGTCGCAATAGTTGTCTGCAAATCATCAACCAATGTATAGGTGGCCGGGAAGCTGGTCTGGCAGCGGCTTTACTAATAGGGTACCGATATGGTTTAGACAGAGAAATGGTGAATGATTATATGCAAACGGGCATTGTACATATCATCGCTATTTCAGGTATGCATCTGGCATTGATATATGGTTGTCTGATCTGGAGCCTGCAATGGCTGCCGATACCTTCTCTGAAAGGAGTGCTGATCATCGTGGTGGTATGGGGGTTTACTTTGCTTACAGGTGCTTCTGCTTCGGTATTGAGAGCTGCCGTGATGCTGACTGTAGTGACTGTCGGGAAGTTCTTTTTAGACCGTGATTCTTCTACTTATAATCAGCTTGCGCTTTCTGCATTTCTGTTGCTATGTTATGATCCTGCGCTGATAAAAGATGTAGGTTTTCAATTGTCTTACCTGGCGGTGTTGGGCATCCTGTTACTGAATAAGCCCTTCGATAGTAAATCTTATTGGTGGCGGAAACTAAGGGAAGCCATCACAATCGCTATCGCTGCACAAGCTATTACTTTCCCTTTGTGCCTTTACCTCTTTGGACAGTTTCCACTTTATTTTCTGCCAGCGAATCTACTGGCGGTACCCTTGTCTACCTTAATCCTGTATGGTGAAATAATGTTATTGTGTGTGCAGACACACTGGCTGGGCGCATGTCTGCAATGGTTATTGATCATGATGAATACTATTGTTGAATGGATAGGACATTTGCCGGGCGCATTAATTACAGGGTTGCATATATCAGTGTATGGAGTCGTGGCATTGTATGTTTGTATTGTTGCATACTTAGCAGGCAAGAAAGGGATTGTTTACATGATGGGCGCTCTTTGTCTGTGGAGTCTGATTGTACTGCCAGAAAAGTTACAGCGGCAACAACAGCAGGTCATGATTGTGTACAATCAGCCACGGCATACGGGCATTGACTTTATCCAGGGGCATGTAGTTCAGTTCGCAGGTGATGATAGCATATCTGCTGATATGCTGCGGGCAGCAAGGGATTTTTACGACGCTGATACAGGAAGGTTAGCAGGGTTTGAACAGCTGGGGCATTTTATTTGTTGTGGAAACAAGCGCGTGGTAATAGTAGACAGCGCACTGCCTGCTGGCAGACCCACAAAAAAATTCAAGACAGATTATCTTTTACTGTCACATAATCCACGTGTGGCAATCAAAGATTTGCAAGGGTTTTACGATGTGGGCTGCTTTATTTTTGACGCATCCAGTTCCCGCAGCAGGATAGAGGAATGGAAAAGTGAATGTTACGCGCTAACTTTGCGCTTCCTTTCGGTTCCGGACCAGGGAGCCTATGTTGTAAATTTCTAATGTTTCCATACATGCAAAAGCAAATAAAATCAGCATTGATCTCCGTTTTCTATAAAGACAACCTGGAGAACATCGTTAAAAAATTGGGTGAACAGGGTGTAACCATCTATTCTACCGGTGGTACACAAAAGTTTATTGAAGACTTAGGTGTTTCCTGTGTGGCTGTAGAAAACCTGACAGCTTATCCTTCCATCCTGGGAGGCCGTGTAAAAACATTGCATCCTAAAGTATTTGGTGGTATTCTGGCTCGTCGTGATAATCCACAGGATCTGGAACAGCTTGCACAATACGAGATTCCTGAACTGGATCTGGTAATCGTGGATCTGTATCCGTTCGAAGAGACTGTAAAGAGCACGAAGGAAGAACAAACTATCATCGAGAAGATCGATATCGGTGGTGTATCTCTGATCAGAGCTGCCGGTAAGAACTACAAAGATGTTGTGATCGTTGCTTCCAAAGACCAGTATGCTGATCTGGAAAAAGTACTGACTGACAACAATGGCGCTACTTCACTGGAAGATCGTCGTGCTTTTGCTGCCAAGGCATTTGAAGTATGTGCTAACTATGATGTAGCAATTTCACAGTACTTCCTGAACAATGAGCCAAATGCTTATTTCCAGGTATCTGCACCTCAGGGTCAGATCATGCGTTATGGAGAAAATCCTCACCAGAAGGGTGTATTCTATGGTGACCTGTCTGAGATCTTCAACAAGCTGCATGGTAAAGAACTGTCTTACAATAACCTGGTAGACGTAGATGCGGCCTGCCAGCTGATTCAGGAATTTAAAGACATCACTTTCGCTGTCATCAAGCATACCAACGTATGCGGTATCGCTAGTCGCTCTACCCTGAAAGAAGCTTGGGATGCTGCGCTGGCTGGTGATAAGGAAAGTGCATTTGGTGGCGTACTGGTTTGTAATGCTATAGTAGATAAAGCGACTGCTGAGTCTATCAGCGAGATCTTCTTTGAAATCCTGATTGCTCCGGGTTTTGCGCCTGATGCACTGGAAGTGCTGCAGGCTAAAAAGAATCGCATCTTATTGGAGCAGAAAGCACCTGTCGTAGCTCCGTATGTATATAAGAATGTGCTGAACGGCGTACTGTTGCAGGGCAATGATAAGGGTAACTTCCAGGACTGGAACGATGTAGGTGCTAAACCTGCTACACCGGAAGAGAAAGCAGACCTTACCTTTGCTAACATCGTATGTAAACACCTGAAATCTAACGCTATCGCACTGGTGAAAAACCAGCAGCTGATTGGTAAAGGTTGTGGCCAGACTTCCCGTATCGATGCGCTGCGCCATGCTATTGAAAAAGCAAAGCAATTCAATTTCGATCTGAGAGGGGCAGCTATGGCGTCTGACGCATTCTTCCCATTCGATGATTGCGTACGTATCGCTCATGCTGAAGGTATCGTATCTATCATTCAGCCAGGTGGCTCTGTTCGTGACAACGACTCAATTACTTACTGTAAAGAAAATGATATGGTGATGGTTATGACCGGTATGCGTCATTTCAGACACTAAGTCTTTCTAAACAGAAAGAATAATATTTTGTAAGCACCGGTTATGCCGGTGCTTATTTTTTATATTTGTTACGGGCTATGGCATTTATACATCACAATAGTGACAACGGGGCGGACGATGCACAGATGATCCGGATATACAAACAATCCGGCAAGCTTGAAGATCTCGCTACCCTTTACCAGCGTTACATGAACCTGGTATATGGGGTCTGTTTGCGTTATTTTGATGAAGAGGCCAGTAAGGATGTTGTGATGCAGATCTTTGAAGAACTCATCGTGAAAGTGCAACAGTATGAGATACAGAACTTTAAAAGCTGGCTACATGTCCTGACCCGCAATCATTGTCTGATGAAACTGCGGGCGATGAAGAACAAAGAAAGCCGTGAGATCTCCCTTGATGTGCTCCCTGTTATGGAAAACGAGCAATTTACACATCATGATGGCGGTACGGCGCTGGAGACAAATCTCCAGGAGATGGAAAGGTGTATGGAGACCTTGCCGGAAGAACAGAAGCGTAGTGTCGATCTTTTTTACCTGAAGGAAAAGAGCTACAAAGAAGTAGCCGATCTGACAGGATATGAGATGAAAAAGGTGAAAAGTTATATTCAGAATGGGAAGCGCAATCTGAAAAATTGTATGGAAGAACATAATGCAGCAGCAAAGCAATCATATTAAACCTGTGGCAGATCCTGATCTGATACGCCGTTATCTGGCTGGAGAGCTGGATCACAAGGCTATGCACGCCCTGGAGCGGCAGGCTTTGGATGATCCGTTCCTGGCAGAAGCACTGGAGGGCTTTGAAAAGCATGCTCCGGATCAGCGTATGAACCTGGCTGACCTGAGCAAACGAGTGGAGCAAAGGGTACAGGCGCCTGCTAAAAGGAGGGTGATTCCAATGTATCTGCGTTGGGCAGTTGCAGCATCGGTCTGTTTTGTAGTTGGGTCCAGCATTATCTGGTTGTGGCCTGCAGGGAATAAAATTGAAATAGCGAAGGTGGACGTTAAGACGGATACCATTATTCCGGCTGAGGTACCAGCGATGGTACAGGTGCCGGAAAGTGCGACGATGTTTAAGAAGGAACAGAGTACCAATAAAAGTTTTCAGGCACCTGCTGTAACGGCTCCAATAGCAACTCCTCTCAATGAACCCAAGGCAGAACCACAGCCGCAGGCAGAGGTCACATTGGCACCAGCACCCGCTTTGACTCCTTCTATTAATGTAGCTAAAGATACTGTTGATGTATTGGCTAGTCAGAATTACCGTAAAGTTTATGATGAGTATAAATCATCCTCTAATACGGCGATGACAATGAACCAGATATCCAGGTTTTCTACTTATGATCAAAACCTCATTAAAGGAAGGGTCCTTAATTGGAAAGGAGACAGTGGTATTGCCGGTGTAACCGTTACTACCGGAATTTATGGAGCAACTACAGATCAGGAAGGATATTTCTCTCTCCCGGCCGCAAGAATGAGTAAGAAAATGGGAGGTAATCAACTGTTCACTGCCTATGCTCCCGGATATGAAAGTAAGAGCCTGAATTATTCAGGCAGCGAGCCATTTGTAAGAATGCAACTGAAACGAACTACAGATACGACAACCGTAATCGGTAATTCAGGCAATAATGATCCATCTCCTATGGGTGGATTTGAGAAGTACGAAATATACCTCACTAAAAATGTACAATATCCTGCAGGTCTTATCGTAAGTGGTAGAGTCAGGGTACAATTCTATGTACAGCCGGATGGTTCGTTGACTGATTTCAGGGTGCTGAAAAAGCTGCAGGCTGAATGTGATCAGGAAGCTATCCGCTTAATCAAAGTCGGGCCGGCATGGTTACCAGCAGCAAATGGAAAAGCTGTAAAAGTAAAAGTTGATGTGAATTTTACCCCGGAAGCGCATCAATAGCTGGCTTTGTGCTGCTTTATCGCCTTAATCAGTTTCCTGTTTCTTCTATCTGCGCGACTATCATTTAATGATACGACTGCCCAAATTGCAGCCGGAATCCACCCGAGTATTGTGCATTGGAGTATCAGGCATAATATGCCGGAAAGAAGCTTGCCTCTCAGCAAAAATGATAGCCAAGGTAACAATATTGCTATCAGCGTCATGTTGTGGTGTTTTATTGGAATTTACTACTTTTTGCGGTCTTTCCACATCTGGTTGAAGGATTTAGGGGCAAATACAGGCAATTCCCTGTCTTCTCCCCATGCTTGGGTAAAGAACCTTTTCATGAAGAAGTTCTTCATATTTCCACTGGCAAGGTTCATCATGCGCCGGCTTAGACTGGCTTGTTTCCAGCCAAACCAGGATATCTTTTCAGCACCGGAAGTATGGTTTTCTTCTACGGCTTTATGTCGGTTGTGGAGTAGTAATTCATGGAGGTTGATGCGTACCGGGCATACTTCTGTACAGTTTCCGCAAAGGGATGAAGCATAACTCAGGTGCATATAATTTTCAACACCCTTCAGGTGAGGGGTAATAACAGAGCCGATCGGACCGCTATAGGTTGTGCCATAAGTATGACCACCAATGTTTTTATAAACAGGGCAGGCATTCAGGCAGGAACCGCAGCGAATACAATACAGCGCTTCTCTGGCTTCAGTATCCGCAAGTAAATTAGTACGACCATTATCCATCAGGATCACATACATTTCTTCAGGACCATCTATTTCTCCTTCCTGACGTGGACCGCTAAAGATGGAGTTATATACAGTTACCTGCTGACCGGTACCATAGGTCGCCAGCAATGGCCAGAAGAGTGCCAGGTCATTGATAGATGGGATCATCTTTTCGATGCCCACCAGTACGATATGTGTTTTGGGAAAGGCGGTGCTCAGACGTGCGTTTCCTTCATTTTCAGTTACGGCGATACCACCGATATCTGCAATGATGAAGTTTGCCCCCGTAATGCCGATTTCGGCATCCAGGTATTTCTGACGGAGTTTTTCACGGGCTACCATGGTCAGCTCCTGGGGAGTGAGGTTGGGAGGCGTGCCCAGTTTTTCTTCGAACAGACGGGCTACATCTTCCTTGCTTTTGTGCATGGCGGGTGTTACGATGTGGTAAGGCGGCTCACCATCCAGCTGTTGGATGTATTCTCCCAGGTCTGTTTCTACACACTCAATATTATGATCGGCCAGGAAGCTGTTCAAATGAACTTCTTCTGTTGCCATTGATTTGCTCTTTACGATGCTTTTGCAATTCTTGGCTTTGCAAATGTTCAGTATTTCTTCCAGCACCTGCTCCGCATTTTCCGCCCAGATCACTTTGCCACCACGACGGGTCAGGTTGGATTCAAACTCTTCGAGGTGTTTGTCCAGCTGCTCAATAGCTCTCCATTTGATATTCTTGGCGCGTTCGCGAGCAGTCATCAGATCGGAGAACTGATTTTTTCCGGCTTTTACAGCTGTATTATACTTGCCTATATTATAATTGATTGTCTGGCGATGACCGAGGTCTGTCGCTTTCTTCTCGCTCTTGTCCAGGAATGTGGAGGCATTCTGATGCATACTTTGTTAGAATTGCTGATTGCGAATGACAAAAGCCATACCGGAAAACGGTATGGTGGTGTATTTAGACAACTATTTGGTAAAGATAGGGAATTACCAATGGATAATGCCACAGGCCGTCAGCCTTAATCTGCGCGGTATTTTTTGGTCGCTATTTTATCCAGCACGGCGTAAAATTCTTCCCCGTATTTGCGGATGATAGCTTCCTGGAGGAAGCGGTACACCGGTACTTTCAGGCTTTTGCCATTCTTGCATGCTGGTTTACATATGTCCCAACGGTCGTAGTTGACTGCCTCAAAAGATTCGTATTTAGTGACCCGGATGGGGTAGAGGTGACAGGAGATCGGTTTTTTATAATCTACGATGCCGTCTTTGTATGCTTTTTCTATACCGCAACCTACTACGCCATATTCGTCGATGCTGGCATAGGCACAGATACCACCATCCACGATAGGGGTTACATACCCATATTCATCATCAATAGTATTGGTCCCGGTTTTTTCTATTTCGGCGATCCCTTCCGGGCGCAGGTAAGACTTGATTTTTGGATAGACCTTCTTCAGGATCTTTACTTCGTCTTTGTCCAGTGGAGCTCCACAGTCCCCTGCTACGCAGCAGGCTCCTTTGCAGGCCCCCAGGTTGCACACGAACTTTTCTTCCACTATTTCGTCACTGATATATTTATCGTCTATGATGATCATTGGTAGGATAATGACCGCAAAATTACAACAATCTGGTTGCTTTTGCATGGTTCGGTTCGGAGTCTAACGCCATTTCAGTGTTTCCACCAGGTGCAGCATATCTTCCTGCAGGAATTTATGTACTGGTGCAAGGGAGTCTGCATTTGGTGCAGCGTCGAAATAAAGGGCGCCACGCAGGAAGTGTTTTACGGAATCTGTCATATAGAACTGTTTGGCAGAAGCCGCGTTACCTCCTACATCGTAGAAAAGACCATAAATGTGGTTGGCTGGGTTACCGATGTTTTTTTCTTCAATGTATTCTGCCTTATAAGTATGCTTATAAGTCATCTTAAAGGCATCATTAATGAGTTTCTGGAAGTCGTTTTCCCCTTTCCCGATTTCTTTATAGCTCATGTATATTTTCCCATTGAGGGTAGGAAACTCTACATTTATCCAATAGGGATTTTCAGTTTTTTGTCCAAAGAAGAGGCTGTCCTTGACGATATTGGCGTAAACGGGATATTCGAATGTATATGGATATCCGGGTTGGTCAAATACGCGATATTCTCTTTTAGGAAAATTGATCTGGAAGTATCCTCTTGGTTTAGGAGTATATGTTTGGTCACAGGCAGTATACAGCAACGGCAGTAATAACAGCATGAAACAGCCTTTCAGCCGGGCGGTAACAGTTGACAGGCTTCTTTTTCTCTTACAGTTCATTGCTTCTATGTTGTGATATTATTCTTCTTCCACGTTTTGCCTTACGCTTACCTGTACTTTCTGGATGCGCATCTTGCTCTTTTCCAGTACAGTAAAGTCATAATCTCCATAGGTGATCACGCTGTTTTCTTCCGGGAATTTACCAGCCAGTTCAAGGATCAGGCCTCCGATGGAGTCGCTTTCACCCTTTACAGTTTCGAAGGTATCCGGAGGAATGTTCATGATACGGCAAACGTCGTTGAGCATGGTTTTGCCCTCGAACACGTAGGTATAGTTGTCAACTTTGGAATAGTTGAATTCTTCTTCGTCAAATTCATCTTTGATATCTCCGATCACTTCTTCTACAATATCTTCCAGGGTTACGATACCGGAGGTACCACCAAATTCATCTACCACTACGGCAAAGTGCATTCTCCTGGTTTGGAATTCAGATAGCAGGTCTTCGATGAGCTTGTGGCCGTGAACGAAGAATGGCTGGCGCATTACGGTATGCCAGTCAAAAGTATTGCCTTTGTCAAGGTGTGGGAGCAGGTCTTTGGTATGTATAACGCCAACGATATTGTCCAGATTGCCTTTGTAAACAGGCAGGCGGGAATAGTGGAGGTCAGCTACATGTTTGACAACTACATCGAAAGGGGCGTCGTATTCCACACCGTGCACATCCAGACGGGTATGCATGATTTGTTTTACGGTGATATTGCCAAACTTCAGGATGCCTTTCAGGATGTTTTTTTCCTCCTGTGAGGCGGTCGGGTCCACACTCATTTCGATGGCTTCGTCTATTTCCTGGTAGTTGACAGCGCCGCTGCCACGATGGAAGAAGCGGGCTTCGATGCTTTCGCTCATGCTTACATAGAAGTCGCTGACTGGTTCGAGGGTAGCATGAATAATGCTTACAAACCAGGCGAAGTAGGTAGCAAAGCGAATGTTGTTTTGGGCGGCCCATACCCTGGGGAGTACCTGGCCAAAGAAGAGGAGTACAAAGATGATGATGGCTATGCGCACCACGAAGGAAACGACAGGCAGGGTCTGCAGGTCTTCCATTTGGGTGATGAGGTAGCTGGTCACCATGATGAATGCCAGGGAAAGGAGTATACCTGCTATCTGGAGGGATGCCAGCAGGGAGCGGGGCTTTTCCAGGAGTTTGGTAATGAGTTTTCCACTGGTGTTTTGCCTGGTTTTCAGAGCGTTCAGGTCCTTGTAATTCAGGGAGAAGAAGGCTACTTCTGCGCCGGAGACGATGAAAGCCAAGAGTAAGAGTATGAAGATTACAAGCAGGTAAATCACCACGTTTGGCGTGGCAATTGGTGCCGAGGCTTGTAACAGGGTGAGCTTACCAGAAATAATGCTTGCCGGATAGGTGTACAAATTGTTCAACTTTTCGTTAAGGAATTAAAAACCAGCATTACACTGCAAAGCAGGTTCCAAAAAAATGGGAAAGAAATTCAGGTATTAAATTGAATCGCTT is a genomic window of Chitinophaga sp. LS1 containing:
- a CDS encoding sigma-70 family RNA polymerase sigma factor, with the translated sequence MAFIHHNSDNGADDAQMIRIYKQSGKLEDLATLYQRYMNLVYGVCLRYFDEEASKDVVMQIFEELIVKVQQYEIQNFKSWLHVLTRNHCLMKLRAMKNKESREISLDVLPVMENEQFTHHDGGTALETNLQEMERCMETLPEEQKRSVDLFYLKEKSYKEVADLTGYEMKKVKSYIQNGKRNLKNCMEEHNAAAKQSY
- a CDS encoding TonB family protein; this encodes MQQQSNHIKPVADPDLIRRYLAGELDHKAMHALERQALDDPFLAEALEGFEKHAPDQRMNLADLSKRVEQRVQAPAKRRVIPMYLRWAVAASVCFVVGSSIIWLWPAGNKIEIAKVDVKTDTIIPAEVPAMVQVPESATMFKKEQSTNKSFQAPAVTAPIATPLNEPKAEPQPQAEVTLAPAPALTPSINVAKDTVDVLASQNYRKVYDEYKSSSNTAMTMNQISRFSTYDQNLIKGRVLNWKGDSGIAGVTVTTGIYGATTDQEGYFSLPAARMSKKMGGNQLFTAYAPGYESKSLNYSGSEPFVRMQLKRTTDTTTVIGNSGNNDPSPMGGFEKYEIYLTKNVQYPAGLIVSGRVRVQFYVQPDGSLTDFRVLKKLQAECDQEAIRLIKVGPAWLPAANGKAVKVKVDVNFTPEAHQ
- a CDS encoding YqaE/Pmp3 family membrane protein, producing MTLIAILLPWLSFLLRGKLLSGILCLILQCTILGWIPAAIWAVVSLNDSRADRRNRKLIKAIKQHKASY
- a CDS encoding LutB/LldF family L-lactate oxidation iron-sulfur protein, coding for MHQNASTFLDKSEKKATDLGHRQTINYNIGKYNTAVKAGKNQFSDLMTARERAKNIKWRAIEQLDKHLEEFESNLTRRGGKVIWAENAEQVLEEILNICKAKNCKSIVKSKSMATEEVHLNSFLADHNIECVETDLGEYIQQLDGEPPYHIVTPAMHKSKEDVARLFEEKLGTPPNLTPQELTMVAREKLRQKYLDAEIGITGANFIIADIGGIAVTENEGNARLSTAFPKTHIVLVGIEKMIPSINDLALFWPLLATYGTGQQVTVYNSIFSGPRQEGEIDGPEEMYVILMDNGRTNLLADTEAREALYCIRCGSCLNACPVYKNIGGHTYGTTYSGPIGSVITPHLKGVENYMHLSYASSLCGNCTEVCPVRINLHELLLHNRHKAVEENHTSGAEKISWFGWKQASLSRRMMNLASGNMKNFFMKRFFTQAWGEDRELPVFAPKSFNQMWKDRKK
- a CDS encoding DUF3109 family protein — encoded protein: MIIIDDKYISDEIVEEKFVCNLGACKGACCVAGDCGAPLDKDEVKILKKVYPKIKSYLRPEGIAEIEKTGTNTIDDEYGYVTPIVDGGICAYASIDEYGVVGCGIEKAYKDGIVDYKKPISCHLYPIRVTKYESFEAVNYDRWDICKPACKNGKSLKVPVYRFLQEAIIRKYGEEFYAVLDKIATKKYRAD
- the gldD gene encoding gliding motility lipoprotein GldD; amino-acid sequence: MNCKRKRSLSTVTARLKGCFMLLLLPLLYTACDQTYTPKPRGYFQINFPKREYRVFDQPGYPYTFEYPVYANIVKDSLFFGQKTENPYWINVEFPTLNGKIYMSYKEIGKGENDFQKLINDAFKMTYKHTYKAEYIEEKNIGNPANHIYGLFYDVGGNAASAKQFYMTDSVKHFLRGALYFDAAPNADSLAPVHKFLQEDMLHLVETLKWR
- the gldE gene encoding gliding motility-associated protein GldE, translating into MNNLYTYPASIISGKLTLLQASAPIATPNVVIYLLVIFILLLLAFIVSGAEVAFFSLNYKDLNALKTRQNTSGKLITKLLEKPRSLLASLQIAGILLSLAFIMVTSYLITQMEDLQTLPVVSFVVRIAIIIFVLLFFGQVLPRVWAAQNNIRFATYFAWFVSIIHATLEPVSDFYVSMSESIEARFFHRGSGAVNYQEIDEAIEMSVDPTASQEEKNILKGILKFGNITVKQIMHTRLDVHGVEYDAPFDVVVKHVADLHYSRLPVYKGNLDNIVGVIHTKDLLPHLDKGNTFDWHTVMRQPFFVHGHKLIEDLLSEFQTRRMHFAVVVDEFGGTSGIVTLEDIVEEVIGDIKDEFDEEEFNYSKVDNYTYVFEGKTMLNDVCRIMNIPPDTFETVKGESDSIGGLILELAGKFPEENSVITYGDYDFTVLEKSKMRIQKVQVSVRQNVEEE